A part of Drosophila ananassae strain 14024-0371.13 chromosome 2R, ASM1763931v2, whole genome shotgun sequence genomic DNA contains:
- the LOC6506237 gene encoding uncharacterized protein LOC6506237: MARITNILDLDPKCILLIFNCLGLEDQLHLARCCRLFRDAFLHLHRHHFRKVVDRDTNLRTLEDWHTFLWLCGGKIRCLESYFDDDHPLQLWPLISRHCYRLESISINNATVAKTQSYLLKITSLRKVHVRNYKSTSKDLIKAIRRHLPHITSLSLESFDRKELQEVRSFNELEELGLYDEVTASEFVTIVRSMRNLRCLQLRNAKRFLTTSTLKSLVSSCHQLEKLSFNEADADLLVLPQFSNLRFLQIHCPEELKTRFFKTLAKSHCCEQLEYLILHRKRWINEEQAQYISALKSLKWLVCKPRDDRCVNHLADLNQLECLSIQASREIGETELTRLVANNVGLRYLNICYCLGITDSFVLDSLGSLSRRPTWQPLELYAAATDIRHDIMERLPADFPLKMLCLNFECSEGITSNDHFYADEPEFDRQAV; this comes from the exons ATGGCTCGCATCACTAACATTCTGGATCTGGATCCCAAGTGCATACTGCTAATATTCAATTGTCTTGGACTAGAGGACCAATTGCATCTGGCCCGATGCTGCCGCCTATTCCGGGACGCCTTCCTGCATCTGCACCGCCACCATTTCAGGAAGGTAGTCGACAGGGACACGAACCTACGCACCCTGGAGGACTGGCACACGTTCCTGTGGTTGTGCGGCGGAAAAATTCGATGTCTGGAGTCATACTTTGACGACGACCACCCGCTGCAACTGTGGCCACTAATCAGCAGGCACTGCTATCGACTGGAAAGCATATCCATCAACAACGCGACTGTGGCTAAAACGCAGTCCTATCTCTTGAAGATCACCTCGCTGCGCAAGGTGCACGTACGAAACTACAAGAGCACCAGCAAGGACCTTATAAAAGCAATACGTCGGCATCTGCCGCACATCACCAGCTTGAGTCTGGAGAGTTTTGATAGAAAGGAGT TGCAAGAGGTGAGGAGCTTCAACGAGTTGGAGGAACTGGGCTTGTACGACGAGGTCACAGCTTCCGAGTTTGTCACAATTGTTAGGTCCATGAGAAACCTACGATGCTTACAGCTGCGAAACGCTAAGCGTTTTCTGACCACCAGTACACTCAAAAGCCTGGTCTCTAGTTGCCATCAACTTGAGAAGTTATCGTTCAACGAAGCCGACGCCGATCTCCTAGTACTGCCGCAATTCTCGAACCTGAGGTTTCTTCAAATACACTGCCCGGAGGAGCTGAAGACGCGCTTCTTTAAAACACTGGCGAAAAGTCATTGCTGTGAACAGCTGGAATATCTCATCCTCCACCGAAAGCGGTGGATTAATGAGGAGCAGGCGCAGTATATCAGTGCCTTAAAGTCGTTAAAGTGGCTTGTGTGCAAGCCACGGGACGATCGTTGCGTTAACCACCTTGCTGATCTAAACCAGCTGGAGTGCCTTTCCATTCAGGCTTCTAGAGAAATAGGTGAGACGGAGCTTACACGCCTGGTGGCCAATAACGTTGGACTGCGTTATCTAAATATATGCTACTGTCTGGGAATCACTGACTCCTTTGTCCTTGATTCCCTGGGGAGTCTGAGTAGGCGCCCAACCTGGCAGCCGTTGGAACTTTACGCCGCAGCTACGGACATCAGGCACGACATCATGGAAAGA CTACCGGCAGATTTTCCCTTAAAAATGCTATGTTTGAATTTTGAGTGCAGCGAGGGAATAACTAGCAACGATCACTTTTATGCCGACGAACCTGAGTTCGATCGTCAAGCTGTTTGA